The Fervidicoccaceae archaeon DNA segment GATTTTGGAAGATGCTCTTCTGATAGACTAGGGCATAACCGAAAACCTGTTGGAACGGCACTCCGGAAATCTTCACTATTCCTCCTTGGCTATCCAAAAGATATGTTGGAAGCAGAGTTGATGGTGGTATGTCGCTTAAATTGAAGACACCCTTTGTGAAGTATGGTCTTACATCGAGGAGATACGGACCAATCGTTGATGCCTGAGAGGGGTAGTATATTATGAGATCTGGTGAGGGATTTTGATTTCTGAGAGAAGTGAGTGCTGTGGTTACTAGCTGAGCGTATGGCACAGGCTGAACCTGTACGGTTACTTTCGGATATTTGGCCATAAAGTCATTTGCAACCATCTGAATGAATGGCAAGAGAGTTGGATCGCCGGATGGAACCAGAATGCTCAGTGAACCGGAAAGCGAGGATGTGGTTGTTTGTGTTGTTGTTGGAGAAGTTGTTGTAGTAGTTGTTGTGGGAGCTCCGCCTCCTCTTGTGGCGAGATAGGCTCCAACAGCTACCACTGCCAGTATAACTACAACTATTCCAATTAGGGCTGCTGATGATATTCCCCTCTTTCGAGACATATTATTCACCTGATATAAATTTTTCATTATCAAAGTGGTATAAATGACTTTTTAGAGATCATGTGAGGTTACTATTTAATTTTTTTCTTTTAAAATGAAAAATCATGCTGTTGGAGAAATTCCCGTTGCTACCGCCTTTGTGAGCCTCGAAAACAGCCATGTAGTAAATAGCGTTATAGCTATAAGTATTGTGGTTAGGGCTGCTCCATCTCCGAAAAATCCCTCCGAGAACATCATAAACGCTACAACTATGGCTGTCTCGACCTGTACAGACAGGATAGCACTAGCACTGAGCTCCTTCACAGAGCTGTTGAAAACGAACACCCAGGAGCTGAGAAGACCTCTCATCAAAATAGGTAAGACTATCCCTCTTAGGGTTTTGAAGAGGCTGACGCCGTGTATTCTGGAAGCCTCTTCCAGCGATTCATCCAGCTGCATTATGTTGGACTCAAGCGTCCTCGTAGCATATGGAAGGAATCTAATAATAAATGCGATTAGCAACATAACCCAAGTTCCGTATATGAGAGGATAAATTTTCCCGCTGGCAACTATAAGCCCCACACCAATCACCAGTCCGGGAATACTGAACGGCAGAAATATGACGTAATCTGCTATTTTCGATGATATACCCTTTTCTCTAACGATCATATAGGCTACCAGGAAACCGAATAAGGAAGCAAAAGTAGCTGCAAGGACGCTTACTAAAAAAGTTACAGAGAGAGCATTGAGCACTCTGCCCATGCTGAGAACTCTTTGAAAATGATATAGGCCTATGTTCTCGAGTGTGATTGGCAGGCCTATAGTTTTTATAAATGAGCCAAATGCCACTGATCCTATTGGAAGATAGACGAGAAGTAGGAGAATAGAGATGAGCAATATTCCTATCTTGCCTCCTTTTTTCTTCTCTAATCTTCCGGCCTTACCTGAAATTGCTACATATTTTTTTCCTTTCAGCACGAGGTAGTTGATAGCGAGAAGTGAAATTCCTATGGCAGAGAGAATTAGAGAGAGGGCCTCAGCAAGTTCGTATTCAATAGGAGCTACAGTCATGAAGGAATAAATCATTGTTGTGAGCACTGGATAGCCCACTGGTATTCCAAGGACTGCTGGTGCTCCGAACTCAGAAATGGAATATGCAAAGGAAAGAATAAAGCCTGAAAGAATGTGCGGCCTGATTAGAGGGAGCACGATCTTCGTTGCTACCGATCTTGAGGGTATGCCATGTATCTTTGCTGCTTCTTCGAGCTCTGGGTTGAGGTTCTTGAGGCCTGTGTATATGCTTAGCAGAGCCAGAGGGTAGTTGTGCAGAGCAAATATTACTATTAAGCTGAATGGCCCATATGGATATATGGGACTCTGCATTCCAAAAAGCTTTTCAAAGAATCCATTCTTTGTCCATATAAGGACCCAACCTATTGCCATAGCAAAGGATGGCATTATATAGGGGCCAGTCAGGAGAGAGAGAAGGAGTTCTTCTCTTCGATAGCTTCTTCTGGCTAGAATCCAGGCCAAAGCCAAGCCCAAAAGTGTTGATAATGCTGCAGAAATACCACATACGAAAATTGAGTTCATCAGTGGTATTTTCAAGTAATATGGCTTTGAAAAAAGCGATTCGATCTTGTAACTTTCAGTCACACTGAGGTAAGCTACATCCCAAACTATGAATGCTATAGGGGGTAATACTAGGAAAAAAATTAATGTTATAAGAATTGCTTTTGTTGTTGCCGGAATCATTTTTCGAGGCACCGATTTATTCGTTCATCCTCCGAATATAGATGTCCAGTTATCTCTCAGTCCAGCAACGTATGGCTGAAGATCATTTATTGTGACATTGAACGTTTTCATTTGACTCAATGGAGGAAGGCCAGGAGGTGTTGGTCCATCGATTCTGCTAGAATATGTATAAGCATTTGCCAAAGATATAGCGGCCTGTTTCGACAAAAGATATCTTAGAAGAAGGGTGGCATCTGATAGATGCTTGGTACCATTGATTATTCCGATGGGGCTTGGTATAATAATAGCACCATCATTTGGAATAGTATAGTTCAGGTTCGTGTATGTCTTCAGATACATTGTCAGAGTAATTCCAACAGGCCTTTCTCCAGTGGCTACTGATCTGGCAACGTCGGGGACGTCTTGAACCACGAGCGGATTGTTCTGTTTAAGCTGCTGGAAGTATCCCCAACCATACTTTGAGACCAGAGCTAGAACAGAGTACTGCCACGATCCTGAAACCATTGGATTAGCGATAACTAACTTGTCCTTCCATTGCGGCTGGAGCAGCTCCTGCCAAGACCTGGGGGGATTGCTGACAAGGGCTGGATTATACACTATGACCATTACCAGAAGTCTTCCCATAACGTAGTAGCCATTCGGATCTTTGTAAATGTTGGGAATGTACTGCATTTCGGGAACTGAGGGAATTTTTGCTATTAGTCCATTGTCCTGAAGGGTCTTGAAGTCAAAGTATCCAGCAAGATAGACAACGTCTGCCTTAATGCTTCCTGCTTTTTGTTCGGCCAAGATTTTCGCAACTACGCTACCAGATCCAGCTCTGTAATAGTCTAGCTTGGAAAAGTTGGAGAAATAAGTGTTCCAGTCCTTGATCCATCCGTCCATGATTTCCTGTGGAATTGATGTATATAGCATCACGCTTCCTGTTAGATCTGTGGGAATCTCTATTGTTTCTCCTGTTGACATAGTCACATGAGCTAAAGCTGGTCCTCCACCAGCTTCTCTTTCATATAGATAATATCCTAAAACAGCTGCCACGATAACTACAGCAATGGCTATACCTAAGACTGCTTTGGATACCATGATCCCACTCCGAAAAATATTTTAAAAATTTTTTCAACAAGATTGCAAATAAATCTTTAGTTGAGTGGAAATGCCTGAGCTTTTTCTGGACGGGATCAGTAAGCAGTATGGAAAAGTAGTTGCTGTGAAAGATGTAACCCTGAAAGTAGAGGATGGGAAGATAGTGAGCTTGTTGGGTCCAAGCGGCTGCGGAAAGACGACAACCCTTAGAATCATTGCTGGGCTTACCTTGCCGGATAAGGGAAAAATTCTGCTTGGGGGAAGGGACATAACTTTCTTTCCACCAGAAAAAAGAGGCATGGGAATGGTATTTCAGAACTATGCAGTATGGCCCCACATGACTGTATTTGATAACGTAGCCTTTCCATTGAAAAGCAAGGGTTTAAGCAAGGGAGAGATAGCATCGAGAGTAAAGGAAGCTCTCGAGCTCGTTAGAATGTACGAGCTGAGAAACAGGTATCCTCACCAGCTTTCTGGTGGACAGCAGCAGAGGGTTGCTCTAGCAAGAGCGCTGGCAGTATATCCAGAGGTGCTATTGCTCGATGAGCCCCTGAGCAACCTTGATGCCAGGTTGAGAGAGGAAATGAGATTTGAGATAAGGGAGCTACAGAGGAGGCTTAAGCTTACTGCTGTATATGTAACGCATGACCAGCTTGAGGCATTCACAATTTCTGATAAAATAGCTGTAATGAACGAGGGGAAGATTCTTCAGATTTCTGAGCCCAGGGAGCTCTACAATAACCCAGCAAACGATTTCGTAGCCACATTTCTCGGTAAGCTGAATGCGATGAGAGGAGAGGTCACATCGGTTCTCGAGAACTGCTTCGCTCTGATAAGAACACCTATAGGAATTCTGAGGGCAAGAATGACTAAGTGTGGAGAGGGCTTGAAGGGATCGAGAGTTTTAGTTGGGATAAGACCGCTCAGTTTGAAGATAGTCAAGAGAGAAGTCAACAAGGATGAGTGGAATTATGTTAGAGGAACTGTTGTTTCTTCAGTGTTCCTCGGAGATCTGTTCGAATACAAGGTCAAGGTTTCCGAGGAAGCTGTTCTTATAGTACAGTCCACAGAGGAAGCGAATGAGGGGGAAGAAATAGGACTTCTTCTTGATCCTGAAAGGCTTCTTGTTGTACCAATATACTCGGAGATTGCATAGATTTTCCATAGAAAAGTTATGGGCTCTAACACGCAAATAAAGTTTATCTTGGACCTTGCAGTAATTTGCAAGAGAAAACAACTCTATAACAAACAGACTGAATATATTCATGAAACATTTTAGCGATTATTTTAAAAACTTAAGGTGTAGCATTTAATTTGTTATGATGACAAAATGATATGAAGATTTCGGTTTTGCCGGCAAAGCAATAGCAGAATTTCCATAGGTGCCAGAACGCATGTTACCTCCAGTGATACCTCAGTTCATTGAGGTTGATGATATCGTAAAGTTCAGCATGTTCTTGACATATATCAAATATGGGCTTTATTTTATTTGGATAGTTCCACTTTATAGAGGAATAGTAACATTCAAGTCATGGAAAACCCATTATCAGAGCCTTGTGAAGATTCCCGCGAGAACTGAGGCTATACCCATTCTTCGCTATCCAACTGTAGCTGTTGTTATACCAGCTAGAAATGCATCCAAGTTCATAAGAAGCTCGATCCTTTCCGTTCTCAACCAAAGTGTTTTACCTAGAACTATATATGTTCTGAATGATGCATCCAAGGACAATACCTTAGAAGTTGTTCAAAATTTAATAGGAGAGCTATCGGGAGAGCTTATTGAAGTGAGAGCTGAAAAAGGGAGAACGCTTCTGAAGTATCGCGTTCACCTGAGAACAGGGAAGGAAATATATATAGCTATCATGTCATTCGCCTCCCATTCGGGAAAGCCAAAAATGATAAATTCTGTGCTAGGAGAAGTAGCAAAGGAACATGACTACATGCTAGTGTTAGATTCTGATACTATAGTGGAGAAAAAATATATTGAAAAATTAATGCATTTCATGAATAAGGACGAGAGTGTTGTTGGGGCAAATGGCACGGTACTACTATGGAAACCGGAGGGAAGCGGAAAAGCATCATGGTTCTTCGCAAGAGCCTTTAGGAATATCGCCTCCCTCTATTATCTTCTCACAGTAAGATTCTCGGAAAGTGTTTTTAAGAGTGTTAACAGCCTAAATGGTAGCTGTGCTCTATATAAAGTAAAACCACTTATAGAAGTTGGAGGAATACCAGAGGATACTTATGTAGAGGATACTTCAATAAGTTGGGAGCTTCAGCTTAGAGGATATAATGTTCTATACATACCTGGAGCTTATTCCTACACGGTTGATCCATCCTCTCCAAGAAGATTTTTCTCTAAGGTCTTCAGAATAACCTTGGGTATACAGAAGCTTTTCATTACAAGAGCAAAGAAGCTTGTTAGGAAAAGGAGGAGAAATCTTGTACTTACTTCTCTCTATACAAGCCTAGGCAGTCTTCCTTTCATTTTTGTCATTGCCAACACCATAATTTCAGCTATTCTTGCAGAGTTTGGAATCTATGGTGGCGGTCTATCTCAGTATATTTTCGGATCTCTCCAGTTCACTCCCATATCAATCGTACTAGCATTCATCTATAAGTACCCTCTCAGCTACTTGCTACTGAGCTATCTGATAGGCATACTTGAATCCTTTGCGATCTATAAGTTCCTAGAAAGGCTGTACAGAGAGGAGCCAAGCATAAGAGTATCCTTGAAGTCAGCAGGAAAAACAATAGTACTCGTGCCTCTAATACTGTGGGTGCAGGCATTCATAGCTCTAATTTCTCTCCCAATCTCAATATATCATGTCATTGCGAATAAGAAAATCAGCAGGTGGTAGACCCTTGATTGGCAGAAATTTGAGATATGCTGCCATATTAGTAACTATACTGGTGATTTTCCTCTCAATTGCAACTTTTACGGAGGTTTTCAGCGAAAAAGAACCAATAAGGTACGTGGGCCCCACTAAGTTCTATGCAAATTATTCATCTGCCTGCATTTTCCGTGTTGATGATTTTGTAGCGGATCCTTCAGAAATTTATAATATAACCTTTCATATTGGTTCTAAGAATATTACGCTTCACAACTACCAGATGGATCTGATAAATTACTTGCTCACATCACATCCAGAAGCTAGGCTAGTATTTGGTGTAATAACTGGTGATCTTTCTGGCGAAAACAACAGTGAGCTGTGGTCCCTCTATTCTGTGCTGGTTAAGGAATATGGGTGGGAAGCTGCCTCTCATACACGATATCACTTATTGCCTCCAAGGAGCACGAATGATATCCTCGGTTCGATAAGAGATATAGAGGGGAACATAACTGGCTATAAGGTTCTCACATATATCCCTCCATATGGAAAAACCGATAAGAAAGAGCTGGGGCTTCTCAAAGAAGCTGGAGTAAAAATAATCATGAGCGATAAGCCTTTCCAGTTCAGAGAGCCAGCAGAATGGAGTAACCTTCATATAACGCTAAAAATCTCTCCTTCAATTCCTTGGGTAGAGCCGCTGAAAATATTGCACTCCATTGAAAACAGAATTGGAGGAATAATGGTTATATATACACATGCAACCAGCTTCGACTGGAAGAACAGCAGACAATTGGAAGATGCTTTTAATACAGCTCTCTCTGTAGTTGAGGATGGAAGAACTTGGATAACGGTACCTTCAGAGCTCTACAAGTACTACGTTGAAAGAAATAATGTTCAGGTCTACTTGATAAATGGAAACCAATTCAAAATAGAGCTCAGAAAGGCCATCGATTTTCAGCCCATTCCCATAACCTTCAAATTCATTGTAGATAGAGAAGTTAAAGCTGTTTATTTCAACAACTCAGCTATACCTGAACTTGATTCCTTCGGATATATACCAAAAGTAGGATATAAGCAAATTGGAAACACGCTATTAGTATCTGTTTTACCCAATGGAACCCTGGAAGTTCTTTTCAGCGGGGGCAGCTAATGCAACAGGATTTCTACTTTGATTATTGCATAGTTGGCCTTGGAAACATAGGAATTCTGATTTCATATTTTCTCAGAGAAAGGAAATATGCTGTTATTTCGAGGAGAAGCAAAGGAACTCACATGAAGGTTGTTCTCAAGAGGGGGGGAGAAAAAATATGGTCCGAAAATGTCAATACTTTTCCACCAGATTCTAAAATAAAATGCGACATCCTTATACTCTCCCTCAAGGCTTATGACATACCATGGGCTTTGTCCTATTTGAAAGATAAGGGAAAAAGGGTTGCGATATTTTCCAATGGCCTTGGATTGTTGGAGATGGCATCCACAAGTTTTGGTATCAACAATTCTGTGGCTACTTCCATCACCTATGGACTAACAAGCTGCGGCGAGAACTGTAGCGAAATTAGGGGAGATGGTGAAATCAGAATAGGGGGAATGGGTTCATCTGAAGCCCTGAAAATGGCAGAGCAGATAGCAGAAGAAATAAGAAGGGGCGGAGGCAAAGCGCATGCTGAGATGAACATCTTACCACATCTATGGCTCAAGGGAATTGTGAACTCCGCAATAAACCCAGTCACAGCCATTCTAAGAAAACCCAATGGATTTGTTGTAGAGAATGAATATGCTCAAGAAATAGTAGAAAAGGTTGCAGAGGAGGGAAAGGAAATTGCTGAAAAGCTTGGAATAAGCCTTGAAAGAGATCCTCTGGAAGCAATAATCGATGTAGCTTCAAGGACCAAATCCAATTACAGCAGCATGCTTCAGGACATTTTGAATGGAAGAAGGACCGAAATAGATTTCATAAATGGATATATAGTAAGGGAAGGTATACGATTGGGCATCAAAGTGGATGTCAATCTTTCTCTATATCTCCTCGTTAAGGCTCTTGAAAATAGAATGGGAAGTGGATAAAAATGCACGGCTGTGTTTTAAGTTTTTAATAAGAAAAATCTAAATAATAGATATAATACTTTACATGACATTTATTTTTGAGATGTTTTCTATCGAATTCGGAGGAGCACAGAAATGAGCGAAAGAATGACAGTGAGGAAATTTTTGAAGAAGAAAGAACTCAAGGAGAAAATAGTCATGATAACAGCCTACGATGCACCATTTGCTAGAGCAGCAGACGAAGCAGGTGTGGACTCGATACTTGTAGGAGATTCGATGGCAATGGTTGTTCTTGGTATGGAGAACACGCTAGGTATTACGCTAGAAGAGATGATTGAGCACACAAGAGCAGTTTCTCGTGTCAGGCCCAGAGCATTAATAGTCGGAGATATGCCCTTCATGAGCTATGAGACTGGACCTGCTAGGGCTATGGAAAGTGCATCGCTTTTTGTGAAGGCTGGAGCTGATGCCGTTAAGCTTGAGGGGGGCGAGGAAGTTTCTGAGCAAATAAGGGCTTTGGTTAAAGCCGGCATCCCAGTCATGGCTCACATAGGCCTCACTCCTCAGCGCTTTCTCAAGTTAGGAGGATATAGGATTATAGGGAAAAGAAGCGAGGAGGAGGAGCAACTTTATAGGGATGCTGAAGCTATTCAGGAGGCAGGTGCCTTTTCTGTTGTGCTCGAGTACGTAGTTTCTGAGATAGCGAGGAAAATTACAGAAAAGCTAAGTATTCCAACTATTTGCATCGGTGCTGGTCCCTACTGCGACGGCCAGGTTCTTGTGCTACACGATGTTCTGGGTCTATCTCTACATTCCCCACCATTCGCTAAGAGATATGCTGATCTATATTCAATAGCCCGCGATGCTATCTCTAAGTATGCGAGAGAAGTAAGAAATGGAGAATTCCCGTCACAGGAATTTTACAAATAAATTGGGGGAAAGATGTGCAATGAAGAGTTTTATAGACGAGCTCTATGACTACTTGATAAAAATTGCGGAAGGGCAGAGAATTGAAAAGGCTGTAATAGGAGCGGGCTATACTTTTGTTGAGCTCAACGATGGAGGCGCAGGGGTTTCTTACAGCAATAGAGATGGGGGTATTAAAGAGGGTTTGCCGGGAAACTTGGAAGGCATGCGAGTTGAGGATGCTATCTCCTATTTGCTTTCAGGAAGAGGTCTGGATGTTAGTTTTGGTTTAGCATCGGCCAATGCTCTGGTAAACCGGATAAGAAAAGAGATGATTGAGAGAGACGCTCTTGTAGAGGAAGAGCTCAGTCCCAATGATGTAGTAGTTCTGATAGGTTATTTTCCGTCATACATAAGGAGGCTAAAAGGAAAAGTGAAGGAAATATATGTGCTCGAAATAATGGAAGTTGCTTCCAGAGAAGCTGAAGTTTATCCGTGGTGGGCCTATTCAAGGCTGTTCCCAAAAGCAACAAGGCTATTCATAACGGGTACCACAATCTCGAACCACACAATAAACTACATCCTTCCTTCCTCTATGAATGTAGAGCACAAAGTTCTACTAGGTCCATCAACTCCCATGATAGAATGGCCATTTGCTAAATATGGAGTTGAGGGGCTGTGTGGAAGCATAGTAACGGATAACAAGCTTTGCTTCAAAATAGCATCGCAGGGAGGTGGTGCTAGGGAGATGTTTGATAGGGGATGCCTGAAGAAAGTTTATCTTCCAATAAGGAAGAGCCAGTCCAATCCCACTTAAGCATTTTCGGGAATTGAAATGTTTCAAAGGTATTTGGAATCTTTTTCTCCTAGTTTATCGACCTCGCTTATAAGTTCTTCGAAAATTGCAGCTAGCTCCGGTCTGTACTTCTTTCTCTGAACGAGAAAGCTCTTTATTAGAGGAATATATTCTAGTGCGGAAGGAAGAACAGGACCATAGCTCTTCACTATTTCATTGAAAGCCTCCAATGCTAGCTCTCTATCACGCTCTCTATGGTATATTGAAATCATTGAGGTAGAAGCCAAATCAACCAAATCCCTTACTATGCCTTGACTATCTATTATGATGCCTGCTTCCTCGAAATCCAAACCATATATTTTTCCTTTATTAAGAATGAAGTTCCTCGGGTTGCAGTCTCCTTTCTCGATGCCTATTGAGTGTAGCCTTCTCAACCATCCTACAACCAAATGTACAGCACTGAAAAACTCCTTGATGCTAAGATCAGAGAACGGAGTTCCTTCGATGTATTCGAGAAATATCTCCTTTTTCTCAATTCTCGTAGATATGACCTTGGGAACTTCGATTCTGTCGCGCAGAAAGTTGAGGATGATCAATTCTCTGAAAAGGCTTTTCTCGTTATTGAAGATCTTTCTCACAACTGGCTTGTCTTCAGTCTCGAGAAATACAAGATTTTTTCTACTGAACAGCCTCATTAACTTGCCCCCTGAAGAAAATCTGCATGGAAGAGAATTAAGCAATTTGTATTTTTTAATTTTTCAATTCACTTGGGAAAATGCATGAAATCAAGGTGAGCAGGCAACGCAACGATTAATAATTTTTTAAAATTATCTATTGATATGAAAGAGGGCTTTTTAGTAAATATTCAATCCCTTTGAGCTGTTTATGGTATTCCTTGTTTGTTCAAATCAATCCCCTTTTTTAAATAAAATACTTAAAACTTAAAAAAGGAAACTAAAAAATCCAATGCCTTAAAGAGGATTTAAAAAATGATGGGAAAGAAAATTACATCAGAGAGAGTGTTTTTCAAGTTTGACCCAGATATTTCTCCAATTGCTAAAGTCCATCCCAACGAAAGCATTATTATAGAGACGAGAGACTGCTTCTCCAATCAAATTAAGGACGAATCGCAGCAAATATCTTCTATAGATTTTTCCCAAGTAAATCCAGCCACAGGACCTATTTTCATCGAAGGTGCGAAAAAAGGAGACGCGCTGGCTGTTCATGTCAGGAAGATAAAAACAAGCGACTCAGGTCTCGTGGTCGCTATACCTGGAGAGGGTTTTCTTGGGGAAGATGTTAAGGAATCGAGGAACAGAAAGTGCAGGGTTCTGGGAAATTGGGTGGAGATCAGTGGAGTTAAAGTCCCGTATAGACCAATGATAGGAGTAATAGGTGTAGCTTCAAGCGAGAGAAACCCAACAGGAGTTCCGGGAAGGAATGGTGGAAATCTCGATACAAGGCAAATAACGGAGGGTGCTACAGTCTACCTTCCAGTAGAATTTGAAGGTGCTTTATTTGGAATAGGAGATCTCCATGCTGCTATGGGAGATGGAGAAATATGTGTTTCTGGATGCGAGGTCAGGGGAGAGGTGGAGCTTGAGTTCGGCATAATCGAAAATCTTGCTCCACCATGGCCCATAGTAGAGTACGGCGATTCTTTGTATATAGTAGTTTCAGCTGGATCCGTCGAGGATTCTCTAAAAGAAGCGTCAAGAATAGTGGTATCTGCTCTATCAAATGCTTTCTCAATTGACTGGATTGATGCATACCTTCTTTCAAGTTTGGTTGTGGACATGCAGATAAGCCAGCTAGTTGATCCGAAGAAAACAGTGAGAGCTCGAATTCCCACTTCTGTTATCAGTGCTAGACTTCTTCTTGAAGCGCTTAGGAGGCGGTAAAAATGGAGGGCGTAAAGGAAAAAGAACAGCTGAAAAGAGTTCTGAAGATGAGAGATCTAATAGCTTTCGCTATAATGACCATGGTTCCCATTGCCCCGATGGGAATTTATGGTGTGGTCGCTGTATTGAGCAATGGACAGGTTCCTCTTACATATGCAATAGGAGCAATTGCAATGTTCTTCACAGCATGGGGATATGGACAATTTGCCCTGAGATTCCCTGAAGCTGGCTCGGTCTATGCGTATGTGCGTGAAACGCTTGGACACAATGTTGGATTTATAGCAGGCTGGGTTATATTGCTTGATTATATTCTGATTCCGGCGCTAGTTATACTCGTTTCAGCACTTTGGCTGGAAGCTCTAACAGGGATCAGCTTGATTGTTTGGGCAACAATTTTCATAGCAGCAGCAACAATCCTCAACGTACTTGGTGTAGAGCTAACAGCGAGAGCTTCGATGGCTCTCTTTTTATTCGAGGACTTTGTGCTAGTAGCTTTCGTTGCTGCTGCTCTATATAGGGTAGCTACTGATCCTTCCCTTAGCTTCAATTTGCTGCCATTTTACAATCCGGCAGAGTTCTCGTGGGGAGCCGTGCTCTCGGGAACTTCGGTTGCTGTGCTAAGTTTCTTGGGATTTGATATAATGACAACATTGGCCGAGGAGACCATAGAAGCAAGAAAAGTAGTTAGCAGGGCTGTTATCCTAGTAATTCCCATAATTGCTTCCATGTTCATTCTCCAAACATATTTGGCTGCTTTAATTCATCCTGGATACTCCTTTGAGTCTCCCGACGTTGCTTTTTACTACATAGCTGAAGAGGCAGGAGGTAGGGGTCTTCAGCTTCTAACCCTCTTGGGAACAGTTCTGGCTTGGGGAGTTGGAGATACTCTGGCAGCTCAAGCAGGAATATCTAGAGTGCTGTTCTCTATGGGAAGACAAGGACATCTTCCAAAGATATTTTCAAAGGTCCATCCGAAGTACAAGACACCCTACTTCTCAACAATATTCGTGGCATTAATTACAGCCCCTCTAGTCTATTTGCTCACATTGAAGGATCTTTCTTCTGTTGTAAACTTTGGAGCGCTAACTGCGTTCGCAATAATGCACATTGCTCTTGCATATAGATTCATTAAGCTTGAGAAAAGAACAGTGCTCGCAGTAATGCCATTCATAGGATTTGTGATCACGGCAGCCATTTGGTATGGCTTAGATGTTTATGCGAAGGAGCTTGGTATTGTTTGGCTCATCCTTGGAATAGCTTACCTGGCATATATCACAAGGGGGTTCAAAGTTAGAACAGTAATTCCTGTTGAGTAATTTTCTGCCATTTTTGAAAATGGCAATAAAGACCAAAGCTTTTTTCTTTGTGTTGGAACTTTCTCATTTACTGTTGGGTGGTTATTATGAAAAAGGGCACAGTTTCAATTCATGGGCATG contains these protein-coding regions:
- a CDS encoding DUF364 domain-containing protein; amino-acid sequence: MKSFIDELYDYLIKIAEGQRIEKAVIGAGYTFVELNDGGAGVSYSNRDGGIKEGLPGNLEGMRVEDAISYLLSGRGLDVSFGLASANALVNRIRKEMIERDALVEEELSPNDVVVLIGYFPSYIRRLKGKVKEIYVLEIMEVASREAEVYPWWAYSRLFPKATRLFITGTTISNHTINYILPSSMNVEHKVLLGPSTPMIEWPFAKYGVEGLCGSIVTDNKLCFKIASQGGGAREMFDRGCLKKVYLPIRKSQSNPT
- a CDS encoding acetamidase/formamidase family protein, with translation MMGKKITSERVFFKFDPDISPIAKVHPNESIIIETRDCFSNQIKDESQQISSIDFSQVNPATGPIFIEGAKKGDALAVHVRKIKTSDSGLVVAIPGEGFLGEDVKESRNRKCRVLGNWVEISGVKVPYRPMIGVIGVASSERNPTGVPGRNGGNLDTRQITEGATVYLPVEFEGALFGIGDLHAAMGDGEICVSGCEVRGEVELEFGIIENLAPPWPIVEYGDSLYIVVSAGSVEDSLKEASRIVVSALSNAFSIDWIDAYLLSSLVVDMQISQLVDPKKTVRARIPTSVISARLLLEALRRR
- a CDS encoding APC family permease, which encodes MEGVKEKEQLKRVLKMRDLIAFAIMTMVPIAPMGIYGVVAVLSNGQVPLTYAIGAIAMFFTAWGYGQFALRFPEAGSVYAYVRETLGHNVGFIAGWVILLDYILIPALVILVSALWLEALTGISLIVWATIFIAAATILNVLGVELTARASMALFLFEDFVLVAFVAAALYRVATDPSLSFNLLPFYNPAEFSWGAVLSGTSVAVLSFLGFDIMTTLAEETIEARKVVSRAVILVIPIIASMFILQTYLAALIHPGYSFESPDVAFYYIAEEAGGRGLQLLTLLGTVLAWGVGDTLAAQAGISRVLFSMGRQGHLPKIFSKVHPKYKTPYFSTIFVALITAPLVYLLTLKDLSSVVNFGALTAFAIMHIALAYRFIKLEKRTVLAVMPFIGFVITAAIWYGLDVYAKELGIVWLILGIAYLAYITRGFKVRTVIPVE